The Syngnathus scovelli strain Florida chromosome 13, RoL_Ssco_1.2, whole genome shotgun sequence genome has a window encoding:
- the tbx5a gene encoding T-box transcription factor TBX5-A isoform X3: MADSEETFSLQASPGAGSDSREVPSEDKAEKPNGTSGKSPSSQTTYIQQGMEGIKVYLHERELWVKFHEVGTEMIITKAGRRMFPSFKVKVTGLNPKTKYILLMDVVPADDHRYKFADNKWSVTGKAEPAMPGRLYVHPDSPATGAHWMRQLVSFQKLKLTNNHLDPFGHIILNSMHKYQPRIHIVKADENNGFGSKNTAFCTHVFPETAFIAVTSYQNHKITQLKIENNPFAKGFRGSDDMELHRMSRMQSTKDYPVVPRSTVRQRVSSSQSPFSGEVQGLATPSTLSSQYSQCENGVTSTSQDLLPQSGSYPLPHEHGQDYHCIKRKAVEDDCHSGEHSYKKAYLEGSSSEDDHYYRPVGYAQSLGLAAGPYRSESSQRQACMYAGASQGAEPVPSLEDISCNTWAGVSPYGSCSVATMQPVERLPYQHFSAHFASGSLVSRLGGVASHSSPQLADGHHAAMYQSSVTHQTLGRQCSPGAGIQSPSAGLQGNEYLYTHGIPRTLSPHQYHAVHSVSIMPEWNDNS; encoded by the exons ATGGCCGACTCAGAAGAGACTTTCAGCCTGCAAGCCTCTCCGGGTGCTGGTTCGGATTCGAGGGAGGTTCCGAGCGAAGATAAAGCCGAGAAGCCCAACGGGACGTCCGGCAAGTCGCCGTCCTCGCAAACTACCTACATCCAACAG ggTATGGAGGGTATAAAAGTCTACCTGCACGAGAGGGAGCTGTGGGTGAAGTTCCACGAGGTGGGCACCGAAATGATCATCACCAAAGCGGGCAG GCGAATGTTCCCGAGCTTTAAAGTGAAAGTCACCGGCCTGAACCCCAAAACTAAATATATCCTGTTGATGGATGTAGTGCCCGCAGATGATCATCGATACAAGTTTGCTGATAATAAatg GTCGGTGACAGGCAAAGCCGAGCCCGCCATGCCCGGGAGGCTGTACGTGCACCCGGACTCTCCGGCTACGGGTGCCCACTGGATGCGGCAGCTGGTCTCGTTCCAGAAGCTCAAACTGACCAACAACCACCTGGACCCGTTCGGACAC ATCATCCTGAACTCGATGCACAAGTACCAGCCCAGAATCCACATCGTAAAGGCTGACGAGAACAACGGTTTTGGGTCCAAGAACACGGCCTTCTGCACGCACGTCTTCCCCGAGACGGCCTTCATTGCCGTCACGTCCTACCAGAACCACAAG ATAACGCAGCTTAAAATTGAGAACAACCCGTTTGCGAAAGGTTTTCGAGGAAGTGATGACATGGAACTGCACCGGATGTCCAGAATGCAAAG CACCAAGGATTACCCGGTGGTCCCTCGCAGCACGGTGCGCCAGCGAGTGAGCTCCAGCCAGAGTCCGTTCAGCGGGGAAGTCCAAGGCCTGGCCACCCCGAGCACTTTGAGCTCCCAGTACTCCCAGTGCGAGAACGGGGTGACCAGTACTTCACAGGACTTGCTGCCCCAGTCGGGCTCCTATCCGCTCCCCCACGAGCACGGCCAGGACTACCACTGCATCAAGAGGAAAG CAGTGGAGGACGACTGCCACTCGGGTGAGCATAGCTACAAGAAAGCTTACTTGGAAGGCTCCTCCAGCGAGGATGACCATTACTACCGGCCGGTGGGCTACGCGCAGAGCCTGGGCCTGGCAGCCGGGCCCTACCGAAGCGAGTCCAGCCAGCGGCAGGCCTGCATGTACGCCGGCGCCTCGCAGGGTGCCGAGCCCGTTCCCAGCTTGGAGGACATCAGCTGCAACACCTGGGCCGGCGTGTCGCCCTACGGGAGCTGCTCGGTGGCCACCATGCAGCCCGTGGAGCGACTGCCCTACCAGCACTTCTCGGCTCACTTTGCGTCCGGCTCTCTGGTGTCCAGACTCGGCGGGGTGGCGAGCCACTCCTCGCCTCAGCTGGCCGACGGTCACCACGCCGCCATGTACCAGAGCTCCGTGACGCACCAGACTCTGGGCCGCCAGTGCAGCCCGGGCGCCGGGATCCAGTCGCCGAGCGCCGGCCTGCAGGGGAACGAGTACCTCTACACGCACGGCATACCGCGCACGCTATCGCCTCACCAGTACCACGCCGTTCACAGTGTCAGTATCATGCCCGAGTGGAACGACAACAGCTAG
- the tbx5a gene encoding T-box transcription factor TBX5-A isoform X2 — MADSEETFSLQASPGAGSDSREVPSEDKAEKPNGTSGKSPSSQTTYIQQGMEGIKVYLHERELWVKFHEVGTEMIITKAGRRMFPSFKVKVTGLNPKTKYILLMDVVPADDHRYKFADNKWSVTGKAEPAMPGRLYVHPDSPATGAHWMRQLVSFQKLKLTNNHLDPFGHIILNSMHKYQPRIHIVKADENNGFGSKNTAFCTHVFPETAFIAVTSYQNHKITQLKIENNPFAKGFRGSDDMELHRMSRMQSTKDYPVVPRSTVRQRVSSSQSPFSGEVQGLATPSTLSSQYSQCENGVTSTSQDLLPQSGSYPLPHEHGQDYHCIKRKAAVEDDCHSGEHSYKKAYLEGSSSEDDHYYRPVGYAQSLGLAAGPYRSESSQRQACMYAGASQGAEPVPSLEDISCNTWAGVSPYGSCSVATMQPVERLPYQHFSAHFASGSLVSRLGGVASHSSPQLADGHHAAMYQSSVTHQTLGRQCSPGAGIQSPSAGLQGNEYLYTHGIPRTLSPHQYHAVHSVSIMPEWNDNS, encoded by the exons ATGGCCGACTCAGAAGAGACTTTCAGCCTGCAAGCCTCTCCGGGTGCTGGTTCGGATTCGAGGGAGGTTCCGAGCGAAGATAAAGCCGAGAAGCCCAACGGGACGTCCGGCAAGTCGCCGTCCTCGCAAACTACCTACATCCAACAG ggTATGGAGGGTATAAAAGTCTACCTGCACGAGAGGGAGCTGTGGGTGAAGTTCCACGAGGTGGGCACCGAAATGATCATCACCAAAGCGGGCAG GCGAATGTTCCCGAGCTTTAAAGTGAAAGTCACCGGCCTGAACCCCAAAACTAAATATATCCTGTTGATGGATGTAGTGCCCGCAGATGATCATCGATACAAGTTTGCTGATAATAAatg GTCGGTGACAGGCAAAGCCGAGCCCGCCATGCCCGGGAGGCTGTACGTGCACCCGGACTCTCCGGCTACGGGTGCCCACTGGATGCGGCAGCTGGTCTCGTTCCAGAAGCTCAAACTGACCAACAACCACCTGGACCCGTTCGGACAC ATCATCCTGAACTCGATGCACAAGTACCAGCCCAGAATCCACATCGTAAAGGCTGACGAGAACAACGGTTTTGGGTCCAAGAACACGGCCTTCTGCACGCACGTCTTCCCCGAGACGGCCTTCATTGCCGTCACGTCCTACCAGAACCACAAG ATAACGCAGCTTAAAATTGAGAACAACCCGTTTGCGAAAGGTTTTCGAGGAAGTGATGACATGGAACTGCACCGGATGTCCAGAATGCAAAG CACCAAGGATTACCCGGTGGTCCCTCGCAGCACGGTGCGCCAGCGAGTGAGCTCCAGCCAGAGTCCGTTCAGCGGGGAAGTCCAAGGCCTGGCCACCCCGAGCACTTTGAGCTCCCAGTACTCCCAGTGCGAGAACGGGGTGACCAGTACTTCACAGGACTTGCTGCCCCAGTCGGGCTCCTATCCGCTCCCCCACGAGCACGGCCAGGACTACCACTGCATCAAGAGGAAAG CAGCAGTGGAGGACGACTGCCACTCGGGTGAGCATAGCTACAAGAAAGCTTACTTGGAAGGCTCCTCCAGCGAGGATGACCATTACTACCGGCCGGTGGGCTACGCGCAGAGCCTGGGCCTGGCAGCCGGGCCCTACCGAAGCGAGTCCAGCCAGCGGCAGGCCTGCATGTACGCCGGCGCCTCGCAGGGTGCCGAGCCCGTTCCCAGCTTGGAGGACATCAGCTGCAACACCTGGGCCGGCGTGTCGCCCTACGGGAGCTGCTCGGTGGCCACCATGCAGCCCGTGGAGCGACTGCCCTACCAGCACTTCTCGGCTCACTTTGCGTCCGGCTCTCTGGTGTCCAGACTCGGCGGGGTGGCGAGCCACTCCTCGCCTCAGCTGGCCGACGGTCACCACGCCGCCATGTACCAGAGCTCCGTGACGCACCAGACTCTGGGCCGCCAGTGCAGCCCGGGCGCCGGGATCCAGTCGCCGAGCGCCGGCCTGCAGGGGAACGAGTACCTCTACACGCACGGCATACCGCGCACGCTATCGCCTCACCAGTACCACGCCGTTCACAGTGTCAGTATCATGCCCGAGTGGAACGACAACAGCTAG
- the tbx5a gene encoding T-box transcription factor TBX5-A isoform X1, whose amino-acid sequence MADSEETFSLQASPGAGSDSREVPSEDKAEKPNGTSGKSPSSQTTYIQQGMEGIKVYLHERELWVKFHEVGTEMIITKAGRRMFPSFKVKVTGLNPKTKYILLMDVVPADDHRYKFADNKWSVTGKAEPAMPGRLYVHPDSPATGAHWMRQLVSFQKLKLTNNHLDPFGHIILNSMHKYQPRIHIVKADENNGFGSKNTAFCTHVFPETAFIAVTSYQNHKITQLKIENNPFAKGFRGSDDMELHRMSRMQSTKDYPVVPRSTVRQRVSSSQSPFSGEVQGLATPSTLSSQYSQCENGVTSTSQDLLPQSGSYPLPHEHGQDYHCIKRKGRPQRLKYLSNLSEVFFWGIPAAVEDDCHSGEHSYKKAYLEGSSSEDDHYYRPVGYAQSLGLAAGPYRSESSQRQACMYAGASQGAEPVPSLEDISCNTWAGVSPYGSCSVATMQPVERLPYQHFSAHFASGSLVSRLGGVASHSSPQLADGHHAAMYQSSVTHQTLGRQCSPGAGIQSPSAGLQGNEYLYTHGIPRTLSPHQYHAVHSVSIMPEWNDNS is encoded by the exons ATGGCCGACTCAGAAGAGACTTTCAGCCTGCAAGCCTCTCCGGGTGCTGGTTCGGATTCGAGGGAGGTTCCGAGCGAAGATAAAGCCGAGAAGCCCAACGGGACGTCCGGCAAGTCGCCGTCCTCGCAAACTACCTACATCCAACAG ggTATGGAGGGTATAAAAGTCTACCTGCACGAGAGGGAGCTGTGGGTGAAGTTCCACGAGGTGGGCACCGAAATGATCATCACCAAAGCGGGCAG GCGAATGTTCCCGAGCTTTAAAGTGAAAGTCACCGGCCTGAACCCCAAAACTAAATATATCCTGTTGATGGATGTAGTGCCCGCAGATGATCATCGATACAAGTTTGCTGATAATAAatg GTCGGTGACAGGCAAAGCCGAGCCCGCCATGCCCGGGAGGCTGTACGTGCACCCGGACTCTCCGGCTACGGGTGCCCACTGGATGCGGCAGCTGGTCTCGTTCCAGAAGCTCAAACTGACCAACAACCACCTGGACCCGTTCGGACAC ATCATCCTGAACTCGATGCACAAGTACCAGCCCAGAATCCACATCGTAAAGGCTGACGAGAACAACGGTTTTGGGTCCAAGAACACGGCCTTCTGCACGCACGTCTTCCCCGAGACGGCCTTCATTGCCGTCACGTCCTACCAGAACCACAAG ATAACGCAGCTTAAAATTGAGAACAACCCGTTTGCGAAAGGTTTTCGAGGAAGTGATGACATGGAACTGCACCGGATGTCCAGAATGCAAAG CACCAAGGATTACCCGGTGGTCCCTCGCAGCACGGTGCGCCAGCGAGTGAGCTCCAGCCAGAGTCCGTTCAGCGGGGAAGTCCAAGGCCTGGCCACCCCGAGCACTTTGAGCTCCCAGTACTCCCAGTGCGAGAACGGGGTGACCAGTACTTCACAGGACTTGCTGCCCCAGTCGGGCTCCTATCCGCTCCCCCACGAGCACGGCCAGGACTACCACTGCATCAAGAGGAAAGGTAGGCCACAGCGCCTGAAATATTTATCTAATTTATCTGAAGTATTTTTTTGGGGAATCCCAGCAGCAGTGGAGGACGACTGCCACTCGGGTGAGCATAGCTACAAGAAAGCTTACTTGGAAGGCTCCTCCAGCGAGGATGACCATTACTACCGGCCGGTGGGCTACGCGCAGAGCCTGGGCCTGGCAGCCGGGCCCTACCGAAGCGAGTCCAGCCAGCGGCAGGCCTGCATGTACGCCGGCGCCTCGCAGGGTGCCGAGCCCGTTCCCAGCTTGGAGGACATCAGCTGCAACACCTGGGCCGGCGTGTCGCCCTACGGGAGCTGCTCGGTGGCCACCATGCAGCCCGTGGAGCGACTGCCCTACCAGCACTTCTCGGCTCACTTTGCGTCCGGCTCTCTGGTGTCCAGACTCGGCGGGGTGGCGAGCCACTCCTCGCCTCAGCTGGCCGACGGTCACCACGCCGCCATGTACCAGAGCTCCGTGACGCACCAGACTCTGGGCCGCCAGTGCAGCCCGGGCGCCGGGATCCAGTCGCCGAGCGCCGGCCTGCAGGGGAACGAGTACCTCTACACGCACGGCATACCGCGCACGCTATCGCCTCACCAGTACCACGCCGTTCACAGTGTCAGTATCATGCCCGAGTGGAACGACAACAGCTAG